In the Bradyrhizobium guangzhouense genome, one interval contains:
- a CDS encoding SIS domain-containing protein: MTTHMLQEIGEAGEATARQLGQNAERLADLGARLRALDPPLVATIGRGSSDCCALYLKYLVEILSGVPCASIGPSIATLYRTPMRLKGSVSVAISQSGRSPDIVEMQRAARSGGALALALVNDVASPLAQEAEILLPLCAGTERSVAATKSMVAGLVAGASLVAAWREDRPLADALAGLPDVLRGQVAPPPAMMLERLASARSAFVLGRGATLAIAAEAALKLKETCAIHAEAYSAAEVLHGPAELVTSGFPVIAFLPSDPAREGMLPALNALADAGATVIAIEAGGDDEPDRLATARVEASLLEPIVMIHRFYRLAEALALRLGRDPDRPRNLRKVTETV, from the coding sequence ATGACGACACACATGCTTCAGGAGATCGGCGAGGCAGGTGAAGCGACGGCGCGCCAGCTCGGTCAGAATGCGGAGCGGCTGGCTGACCTCGGCGCGCGTCTGCGCGCCCTCGATCCGCCGCTCGTCGCAACCATCGGTCGCGGCTCGTCGGATTGCTGCGCGCTCTATCTGAAATATCTCGTCGAGATTCTTTCAGGAGTGCCGTGTGCGTCGATCGGCCCCTCGATTGCGACGCTTTACCGGACGCCGATGCGGCTCAAAGGCAGCGTGTCCGTCGCGATCTCGCAATCAGGACGCAGCCCTGACATCGTGGAAATGCAGCGTGCGGCACGCAGCGGCGGTGCGCTGGCCCTCGCATTGGTCAACGACGTGGCCTCGCCGCTCGCGCAAGAGGCCGAAATCCTGCTGCCACTCTGCGCCGGCACGGAACGTTCCGTCGCCGCGACCAAATCGATGGTGGCCGGTCTCGTCGCCGGGGCAAGCCTCGTCGCGGCGTGGCGCGAGGATCGGCCGCTCGCAGACGCCCTCGCCGGCCTGCCGGACGTTCTCCGCGGCCAGGTAGCGCCGCCGCCCGCGATGATGCTGGAGAGACTTGCAAGTGCCCGCAGCGCTTTCGTGCTCGGCCGCGGCGCGACGCTTGCGATCGCCGCGGAAGCAGCACTCAAGCTCAAGGAAACGTGCGCGATTCACGCCGAGGCCTACTCCGCGGCCGAGGTGCTGCACGGCCCGGCCGAGCTTGTAACTTCGGGCTTCCCCGTCATCGCCTTCCTGCCGTCCGACCCGGCGCGCGAAGGCATGCTGCCGGCGCTCAACGCGCTGGCCGATGCCGGCGCGACGGTGATCGCAATCGAAGCGGGCGGCGACGACGAGCCGGATCGTCTCGCGACGGCGCGGGTCGAGGCGTCCCTGTTGGAGCCCATCGTCATGATCCATCGCTTCTACCGGCTTGCCGAAGCGCTTGCGCTCCGGCTCGGGCGCGATCCCGACCGCCCGCGCAATCTGAGGAAGGTGACGGAGACCGTGTGA
- the nagA gene encoding N-acetylglucosamine-6-phosphate deacetylase produces the protein MIVLSGARIFDGERFLDDHVVVVEGARIAAIVPHAKKPDGALRDLGGGLLAPGYVDVQVNGGGGVLFNEDPTPEGIARIAAAHRNHGTVGLLPTLVTDAPQVMAAAIAATREARRLTPAALGIHLEGPFLDPRRKGAHELGYIRNLESDDIATIANADCGAIMMTLAPNRVEPESIAELARQGVLVSLGHSDASYQEARRAVEAGARAFTHLFNAMSPPTGREPGMVGAALDLDDAFVGLIADGHHVHEANLRVAVAAKRHDRFMLITDAMPPAAGGPDHFDLQGRRVTSIDGCLRLDDGTLAGSVLTMDEAVRYAVNILRLPLADALAMASRIPATFLRRDADLGRIAPGYLASLVHLDDELRVLETWIEGHSSTPD, from the coding sequence ATGATCGTTCTATCAGGCGCGCGGATTTTCGATGGCGAACGCTTCCTCGATGACCACGTGGTCGTCGTCGAAGGCGCACGCATTGCCGCGATCGTTCCCCACGCCAAGAAACCTGATGGCGCCCTGCGGGATCTCGGCGGCGGCCTGCTTGCGCCCGGCTATGTCGACGTTCAAGTCAATGGCGGCGGCGGCGTCCTGTTCAACGAGGACCCGACGCCCGAAGGCATCGCCCGCATTGCGGCCGCACACCGCAACCACGGGACCGTCGGCCTGTTGCCGACGCTGGTGACCGATGCGCCGCAAGTGATGGCCGCCGCGATCGCCGCGACGCGCGAGGCGCGGCGTCTGACCCCAGCGGCACTCGGCATTCACCTGGAAGGGCCGTTCCTGGATCCGCGCCGCAAGGGTGCGCATGAACTCGGCTACATCCGCAATCTCGAATCCGACGATATCGCGACCATCGCAAACGCCGATTGCGGCGCGATAATGATGACGCTTGCGCCCAACAGGGTCGAACCCGAGAGCATCGCCGAACTCGCGCGGCAGGGCGTGCTCGTCTCGCTGGGGCATTCCGACGCGAGCTACCAGGAGGCGCGCCGGGCCGTGGAAGCAGGTGCGCGCGCGTTCACCCATTTGTTCAATGCGATGAGCCCGCCGACGGGGCGCGAGCCGGGTATGGTCGGTGCCGCGCTCGATCTCGACGATGCGTTCGTCGGCCTCATCGCCGACGGCCATCACGTCCACGAGGCGAATTTACGCGTCGCGGTTGCCGCCAAGCGGCACGATCGCTTCATGCTGATTACCGACGCGATGCCGCCGGCGGCCGGCGGCCCCGATCATTTCGATCTTCAGGGCCGCCGCGTGACGTCCATTGACGGCTGCCTGCGGCTCGACGACGGGACGCTCGCCGGCTCGGTTCTGACCATGGATGAGGCGGTGCGCTATGCCGTCAATATCCTCAGGCTTCCGCTCGCCGACGCCCTCGCCATGGCATCACGTATTCCGGCGACGTTTCTCCGGCGCGATGCCGACCTCGGCCGGATCGCACCGGGCTATCTCGCGAGCCTCGTGCATCTCGACGACGAGCTGCGCGTGCTGGAAACCTGGATCGAAGGCCACTCCTCAACACCTGATTGA
- a CDS encoding Gfo/Idh/MocA family protein, with product MSALSMSPQRTVRVLVVGLGTMGISHARAYRSIEGFELVGLCTSRAADRDDLEAEFPTLPRFDSFDEALTRLRPDAVAICTYTEHHAAMALQAFGAGAHVFCEKPLADTLDAARQVVDAARATGKALLIGYILRVHPAWSRFVEIGRTLGKPLVMRMNLNQQSAGSFWEVHKRLMRSTSPIVDCGVHYVDIMCQVTRARPVAVHAVGARLTSEIAPAMYNYGHLHIVFDDGSVGWYEVGWGPMMSETAHFVKDMIGPNGSVSIVAKESSGAGAGSADHDSHTRTNALRIHHAARDSEDRFARPDEMISTADEPGHQELCEREQLMFLRAIRGEVDLSEHHEDAINSLRIVFAADESVRTGEVVRL from the coding sequence ATGTCCGCCCTCTCCATGTCGCCTCAACGGACTGTCCGCGTTCTCGTGGTTGGCCTCGGCACCATGGGCATCAGCCATGCTCGCGCCTACAGATCGATCGAGGGTTTCGAGCTTGTCGGTCTTTGCACCTCTCGGGCGGCCGATCGCGACGATCTCGAGGCCGAGTTTCCCACGCTTCCGCGCTTCGACAGCTTTGATGAGGCGCTCACGCGTTTGCGTCCCGATGCCGTCGCGATCTGCACCTACACCGAGCACCACGCCGCCATGGCGCTGCAGGCTTTCGGTGCCGGCGCGCATGTGTTCTGCGAAAAGCCGCTGGCCGACACGCTGGATGCCGCGCGGCAAGTCGTTGACGCTGCACGCGCGACCGGAAAGGCGCTGCTGATCGGCTATATCCTGCGCGTCCATCCCGCGTGGTCGCGGTTCGTCGAGATCGGGCGAACGCTCGGAAAGCCGCTCGTGATGCGCATGAATCTCAACCAGCAGTCTGCAGGCTCCTTCTGGGAGGTGCACAAGAGGCTCATGCGGTCGACCTCGCCGATCGTCGATTGCGGCGTCCATTACGTCGACATCATGTGCCAGGTGACGCGGGCGCGCCCCGTCGCGGTCCACGCGGTCGGGGCGCGACTGACGAGCGAGATCGCGCCGGCCATGTACAATTACGGCCATCTCCACATCGTGTTCGACGACGGCTCGGTCGGCTGGTACGAGGTCGGCTGGGGTCCGATGATGAGCGAGACCGCTCATTTCGTGAAAGACATGATCGGCCCGAACGGCAGCGTCTCGATCGTCGCGAAAGAAAGTAGCGGCGCGGGCGCCGGTTCGGCGGACCATGACTCGCATACACGGACCAACGCGCTTCGAATCCATCACGCGGCGCGCGACAGCGAAGACCGCTTTGCCAGGCCGGACGAAATGATCTCGACCGCGGATGAACCCGGACATCAGGAACTTTGCGAACGCGAGCAGCTGATGTTTCTGAGGGCGATCCGCGGCGAGGTCGATCTGTCCGAGCATCACGAGGACGCGATCAACTCACTCCGCATCGTCTTCGCCGCCGACGAGAGCGTTCGAACCGGTGAAGTCGTACGCCTGTAG
- a CDS encoding cyclase family protein, with the protein MARKLIDISVPLQNDVPADPPGNHPTIQYIDHQQGLPRMLQFFDGLKAEDLPDGQGWAVEMVNLSTHNGTHLDAPWHFHPTMNRGERAWTIDEVPLEWCFQPGVKLDFRHLPDGYVATAGDVEAELKRIGHKLSPLEIVVVNTSAGAKYGRQDYVTSGCGMGYEATMYLLERGVRLTGIDGWSWDAPFVYTAKKYAETRDASLIWEGHKAGRHIGYCHIEKLHNLELLPSTGFMVSCFPVKIERASAGWTRAVAIVDG; encoded by the coding sequence ATGGCGCGCAAACTGATCGACATCTCCGTCCCGCTGCAAAACGACGTGCCGGCCGATCCACCGGGCAACCATCCGACCATTCAATACATCGACCATCAACAGGGCTTGCCGCGCATGCTCCAGTTCTTCGATGGCCTGAAGGCGGAGGATCTGCCCGACGGCCAGGGCTGGGCGGTGGAAATGGTCAATCTGTCCACCCATAACGGTACCCATCTCGATGCGCCCTGGCATTTTCATCCCACGATGAACCGGGGCGAGCGCGCGTGGACGATCGATGAGGTGCCGCTGGAATGGTGTTTCCAGCCGGGCGTGAAGCTCGACTTTCGCCATTTGCCCGACGGTTATGTGGCGACCGCCGGGGATGTCGAGGCCGAGCTGAAGCGGATCGGGCATAAGCTGTCGCCGCTCGAGATCGTCGTCGTCAACACCAGCGCCGGCGCAAAGTATGGTCGGCAGGACTATGTCACCTCGGGCTGCGGCATGGGTTATGAGGCCACCATGTATCTGCTCGAACGCGGCGTGCGGCTGACCGGGATCGATGGCTGGAGCTGGGACGCGCCCTTCGTCTACACCGCGAAGAAATATGCCGAGACCCGGGACGCCAGCTTGATCTGGGAGGGTCACAAGGCCGGACGCCACATCGGCTATTGCCACATCGAAAAGCTGCACAATCTCGAGCTTCTGCCCTCGACCGGCTTCATGGTGTCGTGCTTTCCGGTGAAGATCGAGCGGGCATCCGCAGGCTGGACGCGGGCGGTCGCCATCGTAGACGGCTAG
- a CDS encoding RidA family protein, whose translation MNTMGKPEAGAASGLQVLQPSGWPQPKGYANGIAAEGRLVVTGGVVGWDVTGRFADGFVAQVRQTLENIVAILAEGGAQPDHLVRLTWYVVDMDEYVSNLKALGKAYREVVGTHYPSMALVQVVRLVEPSARVEIEATAVVPR comes from the coding sequence ATGAATACGATGGGAAAGCCGGAAGCCGGCGCGGCCAGCGGCCTGCAAGTGCTTCAGCCCAGCGGCTGGCCGCAGCCGAAGGGATATGCCAACGGCATCGCGGCCGAGGGACGCCTTGTCGTGACGGGTGGTGTCGTCGGTTGGGACGTCACGGGGCGGTTTGCCGACGGATTTGTCGCCCAGGTCCGGCAGACGCTCGAAAACATCGTGGCGATCCTCGCCGAAGGCGGCGCGCAGCCGGATCATCTTGTGCGCCTGACCTGGTACGTCGTCGACATGGATGAATATGTGTCTAACCTGAAAGCGCTCGGCAAAGCCTATCGCGAGGTCGTCGGCACCCATTATCCCAGCATGGCTCTGGTGCAGGTCGTGCGTCTCGTCGAGCCATCGGCGCGCGTCGAGATCGAAGCGACGGCCGTCGTCCCGCGCTGA
- a CDS encoding acyl-CoA dehydrogenase family protein — protein MSSVAKVAKRDWLDWPFFEQRHHTIGEKLDRFVQSGALDTIDHNDVDGACRALVRAMGQAGLLDCAVATPDGDAATIDSRSICLSRESLAYADGLADFAFAMQGLGSGAIALGGSAELRKAVLPKVRSGEWLAAFALSEKQAGSDVAAMSCVARADGSDYIIDGEKTWISNGGIADVYTLFARTGEAPGARGISAFVVFPDDPGFGIAERIDVIAPHPLATLRFTNCRIPASRRLGAPGGGFKLAMQTLDIFRASVAAAALGFARRALDEALWHARSRHMFGATLGDLQLTQAALGDMATDTDAAALLTYRAAWRRDVQKLPTTREAAMAKLTATETAQRVIDRAVQMFGGRGVRKGEVVESLYREIRALRIYEGATEVQKLIVARELLKPR, from the coding sequence ATGAGCTCCGTCGCAAAGGTCGCTAAACGCGACTGGCTGGACTGGCCGTTCTTCGAACAGCGCCACCACACGATCGGCGAAAAGCTTGACCGCTTCGTGCAGTCGGGCGCACTCGACACGATTGATCACAACGATGTCGACGGCGCTTGCCGCGCGCTCGTGCGCGCGATGGGGCAGGCGGGGCTGCTCGACTGCGCGGTCGCGACGCCCGACGGCGATGCTGCGACGATCGATTCCCGCTCGATCTGCCTGTCGCGCGAATCGCTCGCCTATGCCGACGGCCTTGCCGATTTCGCCTTTGCCATGCAGGGGCTCGGCTCCGGCGCGATTGCGCTTGGCGGCTCGGCGGAGCTGCGCAAGGCCGTGCTGCCGAAGGTACGCTCCGGCGAATGGCTTGCGGCCTTCGCGCTGTCCGAGAAGCAGGCGGGATCGGACGTGGCGGCGATGTCGTGCGTCGCGCGCGCCGACGGCAGCGACTACATCATCGACGGCGAGAAGACCTGGATCTCCAACGGCGGCATTGCCGATGTCTATACTCTGTTTGCCCGAACGGGCGAGGCGCCGGGCGCGCGCGGCATCTCGGCCTTTGTCGTCTTTCCCGACGATCCCGGCTTCGGCATCGCCGAGCGCATCGACGTCATCGCGCCGCATCCGCTGGCGACGTTGCGCTTCACCAATTGCCGGATCCCGGCGAGCCGTCGCCTCGGCGCGCCGGGCGGCGGGTTCAAGCTTGCGATGCAGACGCTGGATATCTTCCGCGCCTCGGTCGCGGCCGCGGCACTCGGCTTTGCCCGCCGGGCGCTCGACGAAGCGCTGTGGCACGCGCGCAGCCGGCACATGTTCGGCGCGACCTTGGGAGATCTCCAGCTGACCCAGGCCGCGCTCGGCGACATGGCGACCGACACCGACGCCGCGGCCCTCCTGACTTACCGCGCCGCCTGGCGCCGCGATGTCCAGAAACTTCCGACAACGCGTGAAGCGGCCATGGCGAAGCTGACCGCCACCGAAACCGCGCAGCGCGTCATCGACCGCGCCGTCCAGATGTTCGGCGGCCGCGGCGTGCGCAAGGGCGAGGTCGTCGAAAGCCTCTACCGTGAAATCCGTGCGCTGCGCATCTACGAGGGCGCGACCGAGGTCCAGAAACTGATTGTCGCGCGCGAGCTGTTGAAGCCGCGCTGA